Part of the Armatimonadota bacterium genome is shown below.
TCCGGGGCAGGGAAGATCTTCTCGTTGGCGCTCATGGGGAACGCACTATGATACCAGTCGTGACGGCAAAGGAATTGCCCTGGGCCTATGCCGGGCATTTCGGCGGTTAAGAAGTGTTAACAAGGGGCCCGGACCCGTTCGCGCTCCCGTTTCCGCCGATTAGAATTCGTGCATGTCCAGCGAGAAACAAACCCACTACGACCATGATGAGGTGGTGCGGTCGGATAGGGGCCGCGGCGATGAATTCGGAGACGTGGTGTCCCGGCGCATCGACCGTCGCGGCTTCCTCAAAAGCGGATTGGTGGCGAGCATCGCCGCAACATCAGTCGGCAAGGCCTTGGGCCAGGCGGCAGGCGCACCTGGGGCGGCCGAGGGGCTGGATTTCCGGCCGATCGCCCCGAGCACGGCCAAGGGTTTGGCCCTTTCGCCCGGTTACGGCTACCAGGTTGTTTTGAGCTGGGGAGACCGGCTTGACACGGGCAAGCCAAGCGACGTGGCCAAATTGACGGGTGCAGAGCAGGCGGTCTCGTTCGGCTACAACAACGATTTTGTCGCCTATCTTCCTCTTCCATTTGGATCTGATTCAAGCGACCATGGGTTGCTGGCCGTTAACCACGAATATGTCAATCCGGAGTTGATGTTCCCGGTCGAGGATGTCACGGCAATCGATCGGTCTCAAGCCGAGGTTTCAATGGAAGCGGTGGGGTTTTCGGTCAGCGAGATCAAACGCGAAGGCGGCAAGTGGAAACTTGTTCCCGGCGGGAATTTTAACAAGCGTTATTCGGCGACGTCACCTATGCGGATTTCGGGCCCGGCCAAAGGCGATGCGCGGCTCAAAACATCGGCCCACCGCGATGGGACAACCTGCACGGGGACTTTTTCGAACTGTTCCGGCGGGACGACTCCTTGGGGCACGGTATTGAGCGGGGAGGAGAATTTCCAAGATCTGTTCGGGCACGCGGAATACACCTCTGAAAAGGACAAGCGTTCGGCGGAACGGTATGGCGTGGGATCTGGTGCAAGTCAATATGGGTGGGAAAAGCACGTGGATCGGTTTAATTCTGCGATTGAGCCGAACGAACCCTATCACTTTGGCTGGGTGGTGGAGATCGACCCGTTCGATCCGGATTGGGTTCCCGTGAAGCGGACGGCGCTCGGCCGGTTCCGGCACGAGGCCGCCACAACCCACGTGGCAAAAGGTGGCCAAGTGGTGATGTATTCGGGCGACGACTCGCGGTTCGAATATGTGTACAAATTTGTGTCGGCCAACCGGTTCAATGCTAAAGACCGCAAAGCGAACCGGGATTTGATGGACAACGGAACCCTTTATGTGGCGAGGTTCGACGAAGATGGGACGGGGCAGTGGTTGCCGCTTGTTTATGGGACCGGCCCGTTAACAGCCGATAACGGCTTCCACTCGCAGGCGGACGTGGTGGTTGATGCCCGAATCGCCGCGGACCTGTTGGGGGCGACGAAGATGGACCGGCCAGAAGACATCGAAGTCAACCCGGTCAACGAGCGGGTCTACATTGTTTGTACAAACAACACGGATCGGGGCAAGGAAGGCAAAGAAGGGAAGACCAAGAGCAATCCCCGGAATTCCAACCAGCATGGCCATATCGTCGAATTGATCGAGGAGGGCAACGACCACGCGTCGCAAAACTTTAAGTGGGATCTGTTCCTTGTTTGTGGGAACCCCGGAGACGAGTCGACCTATTACGCTGGCTTCCCCAAGGAGGGGGTGAGCCCCATCAGCTGTCCGGACAACATCTGCTTTGACCGGCATGGCAACCTTTGGATTGCGACCGATGGCCAAGAGAAGACGCTGAAGCTGCGGGACGGGTTTTTTGCCGTTCCGACCGAAGGTCCGGAGAGGGGCAAACTCCGGCAGTTCATGGCCAGCGTGATGGGGAGCGAAGTTTGCGGGCCGGCGTTCACCCCTGATGGCACGACCGCCTTCCTGGCAATTCAGCACCCGGACGAAGGGGGGAAATTTGGTGCATTTGAGAACAGTTGGCCAGAACCGGGCAAGCCGTCCCGCCCTAGCATTGTTGCCATCCAAGCCGACAATGGCGCGCCGATCGGTTCCCCCGAGGCGAATGCGGTCTCGCGCCGGAACGTGATCGCGGGAATCTTGGGAAGGTAGATTCAAGACGATGGCAAGCTACAAAGTCACGGTTCCGGGAACCGGTTCATTCGATGTCGCCGAAGGCACAAAACTCGTCAAAGCGATCGAAGGCAACGGGATCGACATCAGCCACCGATGTGGGGGTAATGCGCGCTGCACCACATGCCGGGTTCAATTCCATTCCGAAGAACCAGCCATGGGGCAAGCCGAGCACGATTGCCTTGAAGAGGATGGGGTTTTGGGCCAGTTCCGGCTGAGCTGCCAGATCCGTGTGGATCGGGATATGGAGGTCACCCCCTTGATGCTCGCCAGCGCACAAGGGTGGGATCCCGGGGTCGAGGTCGAGGACTGACCCTCCTCAGCACCGGAAGGTAAAACGGCAATCCATGGCCAAGCTCCTTGCCGAAAGCCTGATCCGCGATGTCCCCGACTTTCCCAAACCGGGGATCATGTTCAAGGACATCCACCCTGTCTTGCAGAGCCCTCAGGCGTTCCGCGAGGTCGCAGACCGGCTTTGTGCCGATGCCAAAGCCAAGGGGGCCGAGGTCGTTGCCGGCATCGAAAGCCGCGGATTTTTGTTTGGCGTCCCGATTGCCCTCGATTTGGGGTTGCCGTTCGCGTTGACGCGCAAGATTGGAAAATTGCCGTACGAAAAAATCACCGAGGAGTACGAATTGGAATACGGCACGGCCACCATCGAAATGCATGTCGATGCAATTTCGCCGGGGCAGCGCGTTTATGTGGTGGATGACTTGCTGGCCACAGGCGGCACGGCCCAGGCGGCAGCACGCTTGATCGAGCGGTTGAACGGCAATGTCTGCGGATTCGGGTTCATGGTCGAGCTCGGGTTCCTGAATGGCCGGGAGAGGCTGTCCGGGTACGAGATCGAGAGCCTGATAAAATATTGACCATGAAACGGTTTCTGGTTCTTGGCGTTTTCGCCCTCGCCGCCATCTCGTTGGCGGCAACCGTCACGGTTGACACCTTGCTGAAAGACAAGGCCAAATACGACGGCAAAGAGGTCGTGGTCTCTGGCAAAGTCGCCGAATACAAAGCCAGGACGAGTCGGGCCGGCAACCCATACATCACTTTCAAGCTAAAAGGTGCCTCCGCAACGGCCAATGTCTATCTCCGAGGCAAACTTGAAGGCGACGCCGCCCCCAAAGACGGCGACAAGGTCGAAGTTAGCGGCATCTACCGCAAGGAAAAGAAAGTGACGGACACGTTCACTTCCAAAGATGAGATCGACGCATCGCCCGTTGCCAAAAAGAAATTCGGGGTGAAGATCACCGAACGGGCAAAGGGCTAGTCGCCGCCAGCCGGATTTAGTCGTCCCGGTCGACACCGCCGCCCAAACCGAGTTTCAGCCCGAGTTTGGAAAGCCCCCGCCCGTGGGCTCCTGTCCATTCTGAGGGATATGGCTTTTCACCCATTTGCGCATGCCAGACATAGCGCGAGAGGATGTCCATTTCCCGGTCGGTTTGGACTTCTCGCCGCGTCAGATCGATGGCTTGAACCTTTTTCCAATAGGCCCAAGCAGTTTGCCCCAACGATTCCGCTGAGTTGTATTCGTCAAGCTTCTGCGATGGCGTGATGGCCGCATAGGGGGCGATGTCCGGCTTGAGGTTGAAACAGGCGTCCATTAGATTTGCCGCCCCATCGTTTTGGTTCATCGGGGCAATCGCAAAAATCCGGTTGATGGTCTTCAGGACCGAGTTCTGGTTGTAGAACTCGCTGACTGTCCCCTTGCCGCGGGTGTAGGGGCTGATCACCAGGCAGATGGATCGGTGGCCATCCACATGGTCGGTTCCGGCCTGGGGATCGTCTTCGTTGACAAAGATCACCGTGTCCTTCCAGAACCGGGAGTGGCTGACGGCTTCCACGAGCCGCCCGACAGCCAGGTCATTGTCGGCCATGTGGGCAGCAGGGGTCACGGGGCCCCCCGTGTGGTCTTCGGGAAGATAGAGGGTGATAAAGTTGGGCAATTCGCCGTCGGATTCAAACTTCCGGAATTCTTCCAAGAAGCGGTCCATCCGCAGTTGGTCGGGAATGTTCATGTTCCAACCGGGGTAAGTGGGGCAAGAATAGTTTTTGAGGTTGGCAATGCCGATGTTTTGGGAGAACGTGAGGCGTTCGCCAGCAAAGTACTTTGTGAAGATCTCCTTGCCGGACATGTTGGGGACCGGCGTGGCGTAATCCATCTCGCCATAGTTGCGGAATGAGAGCCCGGCCGCCAAAACGCCATCCCAGATGAACCCGGATTGTGAGTATGTGATCGGGTCGTCACCAAAGGTGTAGCTCCGGTTGAATCCCCCGAACGCCCGGTTGAGATAGGGCGTCAGGTTCCCCTCGGTTGCCCAAGAGTGGCCGTCGGCACTCAGCACTCCGTTGCAATAGTAGTTGTCCAGCAAGACGAATTGGCGGGCCAAGGCGCGGTGGTTCGGGATGTGGGCGTCGGTAAAGCTGTTCAGGCTGGCTTCGCCATTTCCTTCCGGGATGTTCCCAAAGCATTGGTCGTAGGTGCGGTTTTCTTTGATCACGTAGATGACGTGTTTAATGAGTGAGGGCTCCCCGAGCTTTTTGGGGACGGGCACGGGTGCCACGCCCGAAGCTGAAGCCCTTTGAATCTCGCTCAGGATTTTGGATTGCTTGGTGAGCTCGGCAGAGAGTTTGGTGTAGGCGGGCAGGTCTTTGTCGTTTAGTGCAACCTTGATGAGCGTGCCGTTTTTTTCATGCGAATTGTAGGCCGGCTTCTTGACTCCGCCGACCGGCCGGGCTCCGATTCCCTTGTTGTTGAGGATGAACAGGTTGCCCTGTTGCTTGATGAGCGCCGAAGGATACCAATCGGTGGGGATTTGGCCGAGGAGGCGCGGATTCTTGGTCATGTCGAACACGGCCACGGCATTGTTGCCCGCATTGGCAACATAGAGTCTCTTTTCGGATGGGGAGTAGCACAGAGCGTTCGGCATCGAACCATAAGGCAACTTCCCATCCGGTTTGCAACTGAAACTCCCGAGGTCTCTTTTTGAGCCGAGGTCGATGCGCCGGACGGAGTCGTTGTTGGTTTCGGCCACAAACGCGATGCCTGCAGCAGAGTCGATGGCGATTTCGCTGGGTTGGAGGCCGGTGACGAACTGGGCGGAGACTGCTCCCGTGTCCAGGTTGAGCAGGCTCACGGATCCATTAGCGGCAACCCCGCGGCTATCGACCGCGGTCTCGGTTCCGGCACTGGGGGCGGTTTTGGTGCCGGTCGTGGGCTTGGGGCCTCCTTGTTCTGAAACGACAACTAAGCCCTTGTGGATGGCGACCCCAAACGGGGCGACCCCGACCGGGGATTTCCAGAGTTGGGCACCGGTCGCCGGGTTGAGGCACAGCACTTCGTTGTTGATGCTGAGGGCAACAACGACTTTTGTTCCGTCTGGGGCAAAGGCGATGCCACAAGGGAAAGAGTTTTGGCCTTTTGCCGATTTTGGCAAGGCGATTTCCCGGATTTTGACGGGCTTGGCACGGTCGGCTATATCAAATACCTGGATCGCGTTGGCGGCATTGGTCACCCAGACTTCAGATGTTTTGGGGCGCTGCGCGATGCCAAAGAGCGATGCTCCCCCTGGTAACGCAGCTGAACCGAGCAGGGTGTGGGACTGGGGGTTGACGGTGCGGATCGCGTTGTCATCTTTGATCACGATCGTCTGGCCATCTTCGGTCAAGAGGGCGTCAACCGGCCGCCCCGGCATTTCCAGCCGCTGCCCTGGGGATTGAAGCCGATGGCCCGTTGGGAGGATGTTGGGTTCGACGCCAACCACGGTCGCCGATTGACAACCCGCCAGGGCGGCGACGCAGATTCCCAGGCATGCGATCCGGTTCATGTGGGCAAGGATAACCCGCCCTGATGTAGAAATTCCCGTTTGGGTCCGTTGTTAACGACTCGTTGACAATCTTGCTCAGTTGAGGATCGGCTTGTTGAGCATGGGCTCGCGTTTGAGCTCATGCCGGTTGAGGACGCCATCCCGAGAAGTGGCAACATGGATGATGCTCCCCGGTTCGCCTTCCAAAACCCGAAGGAGGGCCCGGAAACCCATGGCTTGGACTTCTTGGCCTTCAATGGAGACAAGGTAGTCGCCCCGTTTGATCCCCGCCCGTTCGGCCGGGCTTCCGGGCAGAACTCGGGTAATGACCATGCGGTTGCTCCTTGGGTCAAAGAACGCATAGAATCCGACATCCCCGGTTTTTGGGGTGGAGACTTGCCCGGTGAAGTTTTCCAGCATCACCAACCGGCGTTCCATGTCCACAGTGATGATGAAATTCTTGAGGAACCCAAATCCGACTGTCCCGTCGCCTTCGGCGTCGCTGGCGGGCCGGTCGATGATGTTCCACACAGAATAAGGCACGTCGTGGCCAAAGATGTTCATATTTTCCAGTTCAAGATCCCAACTATCGACGGCCCCCGATGCGACGAACGATTGTTTGACGTAGTTGGGTTTGACTCCGGTTTTCCAAAGCCCGATCCGTTCCAAGCTGTCTTTGTGGGTGGTGCTGTAAAAGGCGTTCCCGGTATCCAGCGCCAAGTTCAACTTTTTCCCATTGGGGGCTTTGGCCTGGAGCTCGATCGAGTTGTTGCCGATTGGCAACATTTTGAGGACGATTTTGCCCGGCTGGCCTTTGAACTGCGAGATGTCGTAGCTATCTGGGTGAAAGATGAATTTGGATTGTTGGAAGTCGATGGTCGTGATGCGGTGGGCGATGACTTCCAACCCCATGATTCCGTCGCAGTGGGTGCCGTAGT
Proteins encoded:
- a CDS encoding PhoX family phosphatase; protein product: MSSEKQTHYDHDEVVRSDRGRGDEFGDVVSRRIDRRGFLKSGLVASIAATSVGKALGQAAGAPGAAEGLDFRPIAPSTAKGLALSPGYGYQVVLSWGDRLDTGKPSDVAKLTGAEQAVSFGYNNDFVAYLPLPFGSDSSDHGLLAVNHEYVNPELMFPVEDVTAIDRSQAEVSMEAVGFSVSEIKREGGKWKLVPGGNFNKRYSATSPMRISGPAKGDARLKTSAHRDGTTCTGTFSNCSGGTTPWGTVLSGEENFQDLFGHAEYTSEKDKRSAERYGVGSGASQYGWEKHVDRFNSAIEPNEPYHFGWVVEIDPFDPDWVPVKRTALGRFRHEAATTHVAKGGQVVMYSGDDSRFEYVYKFVSANRFNAKDRKANRDLMDNGTLYVARFDEDGTGQWLPLVYGTGPLTADNGFHSQADVVVDARIAADLLGATKMDRPEDIEVNPVNERVYIVCTNNTDRGKEGKEGKTKSNPRNSNQHGHIVELIEEGNDHASQNFKWDLFLVCGNPGDESTYYAGFPKEGVSPISCPDNICFDRHGNLWIATDGQEKTLKLRDGFFAVPTEGPERGKLRQFMASVMGSEVCGPAFTPDGTTAFLAIQHPDEGGKFGAFENSWPEPGKPSRPSIVAIQADNGAPIGSPEANAVSRRNVIAGILGR
- a CDS encoding (2Fe-2S)-binding protein encodes the protein MASYKVTVPGTGSFDVAEGTKLVKAIEGNGIDISHRCGGNARCTTCRVQFHSEEPAMGQAEHDCLEEDGVLGQFRLSCQIRVDRDMEVTPLMLASAQGWDPGVEVED
- a CDS encoding phosphoesterase translates to MNRIACLGICVAALAGCQSATVVGVEPNILPTGHRLQSPGQRLEMPGRPVDALLTEDGQTIVIKDDNAIRTVNPQSHTLLGSAALPGGASLFGIAQRPKTSEVWVTNAANAIQVFDIADRAKPVKIREIALPKSAKGQNSFPCGIAFAPDGTKVVVALSINNEVLCLNPATGAQLWKSPVGVAPFGVAIHKGLVVVSEQGGPKPTTGTKTAPSAGTETAVDSRGVAANGSVSLLNLDTGAVSAQFVTGLQPSEIAIDSAAGIAFVAETNNDSVRRIDLGSKRDLGSFSCKPDGKLPYGSMPNALCYSPSEKRLYVANAGNNAVAVFDMTKNPRLLGQIPTDWYPSALIKQQGNLFILNNKGIGARPVGGVKKPAYNSHEKNGTLIKVALNDKDLPAYTKLSAELTKQSKILSEIQRASASGVAPVPVPKKLGEPSLIKHVIYVIKENRTYDQCFGNIPEGNGEASLNSFTDAHIPNHRALARQFVLLDNYYCNGVLSADGHSWATEGNLTPYLNRAFGGFNRSYTFGDDPITYSQSGFIWDGVLAAGLSFRNYGEMDYATPVPNMSGKEIFTKYFAGERLTFSQNIGIANLKNYSCPTYPGWNMNIPDQLRMDRFLEEFRKFESDGELPNFITLYLPEDHTGGPVTPAAHMADNDLAVGRLVEAVSHSRFWKDTVIFVNEDDPQAGTDHVDGHRSICLVISPYTRGKGTVSEFYNQNSVLKTINRIFAIAPMNQNDGAANLMDACFNLKPDIAPYAAITPSQKLDEYNSAESLGQTAWAYWKKVQAIDLTRREVQTDREMDILSRYVWHAQMGEKPYPSEWTGAHGRGLSKLGLKLGLGGGVDRDD
- a CDS encoding PDZ domain-containing protein, translated to MFTAAIAAAVLNSNAAQSKSEWPFKILPDAIVVDSEVNGRRVSCMFDTGFSGSYVLNQSVNVGKPTGTMSLKDFVGVFEAPTVKVTSLKMGEVKFDTEGKEVVQMPDEDYTLNYGTHCDGIMGLEVIAHRITTIDFQQSKFIFHPDSYDISQFKGQPGKIVLKMLPIGNNSIELQAKAPNGKKLNLALDTGNAFYSTTHKDSLERIGLWKTGVKPNYVKQSFVASGAVDSWDLELENMNIFGHDVPYSVWNIIDRPASDAEGDGTVGFGFLKNFIITVDMERRLVMLENFTGQVSTPKTGDVGFYAFFDPRSNRMVITRVLPGSPAERAGIKRGDYLVSIEGQEVQAMGFRALLRVLEGEPGSIIHVATSRDGVLNRHELKREPMLNKPILN
- a CDS encoding adenine phosphoribosyltransferase, which produces MAKLLAESLIRDVPDFPKPGIMFKDIHPVLQSPQAFREVADRLCADAKAKGAEVVAGIESRGFLFGVPIALDLGLPFALTRKIGKLPYEKITEEYELEYGTATIEMHVDAISPGQRVYVVDDLLATGGTAQAAARLIERLNGNVCGFGFMVELGFLNGRERLSGYEIESLIKY